A stretch of Cheilinus undulatus linkage group 20, ASM1832078v1, whole genome shotgun sequence DNA encodes these proteins:
- the LOC121528026 gene encoding zinc finger protein 771-like, whose product MFSVERFRGFVNERLTAAAEEIWDVFSTAVVEYEAEINRQRRMLDIVWKPHIHLHRIDVPHQQLCHQERKSSLDQEEPEPPQIKEEQEGVQIKQEETDTLMLTPTDDESEHRESDGQHEHQLLSHNSHVAENQDPKENQQKDSEITGKSKPRQERHRKNTDVPQQHVFKEEEVVTEQQLCHQKRKSSLDQEEPEPPQIKEEQEGEQLKQDETDTLMLTPTQEESEHRDADGQHELQLLSHNSHVAENQNPKENKQTDSERLYSCKVCGKGFKYNCIFKQHMRTHTSEKPFSCSICGKRFCVKSNLNQHIFTHTGTKQHTCGTCGRSFTQKGSLKYHLKIHTGEKPHTCTICNKSFRRTGDLTAHMRTHTGEKAYSCSTCGKRFCQQSDMNKHIRTHTGEKPYTCDTCGRSFTQKITLDMHMRAHTGEKPYSCITCGKRFSQKSHLNGHIRTHTGIKPYTCDSCGRSFTRKHHLDRHLKIHADNNV is encoded by the exons ATGTTTTCAGTGGAGAGGTTTCGAGGTTTCGTCAACGAGCGGCTAACTGCTGCAGCTGAGGAAATATGGGACGTTTTTTCAACAGCTGTCGTCGAGTACGAGGCAGAGATCAACCGTCAGCGCAGAATGCTGGATATCGTTTGGAAACCTCACATCCACTTACACAGAATAG ATGTCCCACATCAGCAGCTCTGTCACCAGGAGAGGAAGTCCAGTCTGGACCAGGAGGAGccagagcctccacagattaaagaggagcaggagggagtGCAGATCAAACAGGAGGAGACTGACACGTTGATGCTGACTCCTACTGACGACGAAAGTGAGCACAGAGAATCAGATGGACAACATGAACACCAGCTCCTTTCTCACAACTCTCATGTTGCTGAGAATCAAGATCCCAAAGAGAACCAGCAGAAAGACTCAGAGATAACTGGAAAATCAAAACCAAGACAAGAGagacacagaaaaaacacag ACGTCCCACAGCAACATGTGtttaaggaggaggaggttgtgactgagcagcagctctgccaccagaagaggaagtccagtctggaccaggaggagccagagcctccacagattaaagaggagcaggagggagagCAGCTCAAACAGGATGAGACTGACACGTTGATGCTGACTCCTACTCAGGAGGAAAGTGAGCACAGAGATGCAGATGGACAACATGAACTCCAGCTCCTTTCTCACAACTCTCATGTTGCTGAGAATCAAAATCCCAAAGAGAACAAGCAGACAGACTCAGAGAGGTTGTATTCATGTAAAGTATGTGGAAAAGGGTTCAAATATAACTGTATATTTAAACAacacatgagaacacacacaaGTGAGAAGCCTTTCTCCTGCAGCATCTGTGGAAAAAGATTCTGTGTGAAATCAAATTTAAATCAACACATTTTTACTCACACAGGGACAAAGCAGCACACTTGTGGTACCTGTGGAAGATCATTCACACAGAAAGGTTCtttaaaatatcacttaaaaatccatacaggtgaaaaaccacataCCTGCACAATTTGCAACAAATCTTTTAGACGTACAGGTGATTTGACAGCccacatgagaacacacacaggtgagaaggcttactcctgcagcacctgtggaaaaagattttGCCAACAGTCAGATATGAATAAACACATTCGTACTCACACAGGGGAGAAGCCGTACACCTGTGATACCTGTGGAAGATCATTCACACAGAAAATTACTTTGGATATGCAC ATGAGagcacacacaggtgagaagccttactcctgcatcacctgtggaaaaagattcagTCAGAAATCACATTTGAATGGTCACATTCGTACTCACACAGGTATCAAGCCGTACACATGTGATTCCTGTGGAAGATCATTTACCAGGAAACATCATTTGGACAGGCACCTAAAGATCCATGCAGACAATAATGTGTAA
- the LOC121528793 gene encoding oocyte zinc finger protein XlCOF6-like isoform X1, whose product MFSAEKFRDFVNQRLTAAAEEICDVFSTAVVEYEAEINRQRVMLDIFWKPHIHLHRIDIPLQHVCKEEEEEEVGAEQQLCHQERKSSLDQEEPEPPWMKEEQEGEQLKQDETDTLMLTPTDDESEHSEADGQHELQLLSHNSHVAENQDPKENKQKDSEITGKSKPRQKKKGNHTGEGRHSCNTCGKGFSEKSSLNRHILYHTGTKPHTCNTCGRSFTLKAHLDRHLKIHIVKPHTCTMCSKSFKHESILTFHMRTHRGEKPYSCSTCGKRFSAKSDMNRHIRTHTGAKPYTCGTCGTSFTQKYTLNDHLKIHTGEKPHTCTMCNKSFRCKSTLTIHMRTHTGEKRYSCSTCGKRFSMKSNLNRHILTHTGTKPFTCDTCGTSFTKKHHLERHLKTHTDEKHICTKCNKSFKHADSFTIHMKTHTGEKPFSCSTCGEGFHQRSDLYQHILTHPGTKRYTCDTCGRPFTQKRLLTIHMITHKSEKPYSCSTCGKSFSLKSNLNKHILTHTGTKPFTCDTCGTSFTKKHHLDRHLKTHTDEKPHLCTKCNKCFRHTHSLTIHMRTHTGERPFSCGTCGKGFRQKSDLNEHILTHTGTKPYTCGTCGRSFAQKSSLAEHLKIHTDKRPHICTKCNKSFRHRNSLTIHMRTHTGERPFSCSTCGKGFHQKSRLNQHILTHTGTKPYTCGTCGRSFTRKNTLHKHQKVHADKNA is encoded by the exons ATGTTTTCGGCGGAGAAGTTTAGAGATTTCGTCAACCAGCGGCTAACTGCTGCAGCTGAGGAAATATGTGACGTTTTTTCAACAGCTGTTGTCGAGTACGAGGCAGAGATCAACCGTCAGCGCGTAATGCTGGATATCTTTTGGAAACCTCACATTCACTTACACAGAATAG ACATCCCACTGCAACATGtgtgtaaggaggaggaggaggaggaggttgggGCTGAGCAGCAACTCTGTCACCAAGAGAGGAAGTCCAGTCTGGACCAGGAGGAGCCAGAGCCTCCATGGatgaaagaggagcaggagggagagCAGCTCAAACAGGATGAGACTGACACATTGATGCTGACTCCTACTGACGATGAAAGTGAGCACAGTGAAGCAGATGGACAACATGAACTCCAGCTCCTTTCTCACAACTCTCATGTTGCTGAGAATCAAGATCCCAAAGAGAACAAGCAGAAAGACTCAGAGATAACTGGAAAATCAAAGccaagacaaaagaaaaaaggaaatcacACGGGTGAGGGGCGTCACTCCTGTAACACCTGTGGAAAAGGATTCTCTGAGAAATCAAGTTTGAATCGGCACATTCTTTATCACACAGGTACAAAGCCACACACCTGTAATACCTGTGGAAGATCATTCACATTAAAGGCTCATTTGGACAGGCACTTAAAAATCCATATCGTAAAACCACATACCTGCACAATGTGCAGCAAATCTTTCAAACATGAaagtattttaacatttcacatGAGAACACACAGAGGAGAGAAGCCTTACTCCTGTAGCACCTGTGGAAAAAGGTTCAGTGCGAAATCAGATATGAACCGGCACATTCGGACTCACACAGGTGCAAAACCatacacctgtggtacctgtgggacatcattcacacagaaatATACTTTAAACGATCACTTAAAAATCCATACAGGAGAAAAACCACATACCTGCACAATGTGCAACAAATCTTTCAGATGCAAAAGTACTCTGACAAtccacatgagaacacacacaggtgagaagcgtTACTCCTGTagcacctgtggaaaaagattcagTATGAAATCAAATTTGAATCGGCACATTCTTACTCACACAGGTACAAAGCCATTCACCTGTGATACCTGTGGGACatcattcacaaaaaaacatcatttggaAAGGCACTTAAAAACCCATACAGATGAAAAACACATCTGCACAAAATGCAATAAATCTTTCAAACATGCAGATTCATTTACGatccacatgaaaacacacacaggtgagaagcctttcTCCTGTAGCACCTGTGGGGAAGGGTTCCATCAGAGATCGGATTTGTATCAGCACATTCTAACTCACCCAGGTACAAAGCGGTACACCTGTGATACCTGTGGAAGACCATTCACACAGAAACGTTTATTGACAATCCACATGATAACACACAAAAGTGAGAAGCCTTACTCCTGTAgcacctgtggaaaaagttttAGTCTGAAATCAAATTTGAATAAGCACATTCTTACTCACACAGGTACAAAGCCGTTCACCTGTGATACCTGTGGGACATCATTCACAAAGAAACATCATTTGGATAGGCACTTAAAAACCCATACAGATGAAAAACCACACCTCTGCacaaaatgcaataaatgtTTCAGACATACACATTCATTAACAAtccacatgagaacacacacaggtgagaggccTTTCTCCTGCGGCACCTGTGGGAAAGGGTTTCGTCAAAAATCGGATTTGAATGAGCACATTCTAACTCACACAGGTACAAAGCCGTAcacctgtggtacctgtggAAGATCATTCGCACAGAAAAGTTCTTTGGCCGAGCACTTAAAAATCCATACAGATAAAAGACCACACATCTGCACAAAATGCAATAAATCTTTCAGACATAGAAATTCATTAACAAtccacatgagaacacacacaggtgagaggcctttctcctgcagcacctgtgggaAAGGATTCCATCAAAAATCGCGTTTGAATCAGCACATTCTAACTCACACAGGTACGAAGCCatacacctgtggtacctgtggACGATCATTCACCAGGAAAAATACTTTGCATAAGCACCAAAAGGTCCATGCAGACAAAAATGCGTAA
- the LOC121528793 gene encoding oocyte zinc finger protein XlCOF6-like isoform X2, producing the protein MRIVENSVFHCHANIPATSAITGDIPLQHVCKEEEEEEVGAEQQLCHQERKSSLDQEEPEPPWMKEEQEGEQLKQDETDTLMLTPTDDESEHSEADGQHELQLLSHNSHVAENQDPKENKQKDSEITGKSKPRQKKKGNHTGEGRHSCNTCGKGFSEKSSLNRHILYHTGTKPHTCNTCGRSFTLKAHLDRHLKIHIVKPHTCTMCSKSFKHESILTFHMRTHRGEKPYSCSTCGKRFSAKSDMNRHIRTHTGAKPYTCGTCGTSFTQKYTLNDHLKIHTGEKPHTCTMCNKSFRCKSTLTIHMRTHTGEKRYSCSTCGKRFSMKSNLNRHILTHTGTKPFTCDTCGTSFTKKHHLERHLKTHTDEKHICTKCNKSFKHADSFTIHMKTHTGEKPFSCSTCGEGFHQRSDLYQHILTHPGTKRYTCDTCGRPFTQKRLLTIHMITHKSEKPYSCSTCGKSFSLKSNLNKHILTHTGTKPFTCDTCGTSFTKKHHLDRHLKTHTDEKPHLCTKCNKCFRHTHSLTIHMRTHTGERPFSCGTCGKGFRQKSDLNEHILTHTGTKPYTCGTCGRSFAQKSSLAEHLKIHTDKRPHICTKCNKSFRHRNSLTIHMRTHTGERPFSCSTCGKGFHQKSRLNQHILTHTGTKPYTCGTCGRSFTRKNTLHKHQKVHADKNA; encoded by the exons ATGCGGATCGTTGAAAACTCCGTCTTCCATTGTCACGCCAACATTCCAGCAACTTCTGCTATCACTGGAG ACATCCCACTGCAACATGtgtgtaaggaggaggaggaggaggaggttgggGCTGAGCAGCAACTCTGTCACCAAGAGAGGAAGTCCAGTCTGGACCAGGAGGAGCCAGAGCCTCCATGGatgaaagaggagcaggagggagagCAGCTCAAACAGGATGAGACTGACACATTGATGCTGACTCCTACTGACGATGAAAGTGAGCACAGTGAAGCAGATGGACAACATGAACTCCAGCTCCTTTCTCACAACTCTCATGTTGCTGAGAATCAAGATCCCAAAGAGAACAAGCAGAAAGACTCAGAGATAACTGGAAAATCAAAGccaagacaaaagaaaaaaggaaatcacACGGGTGAGGGGCGTCACTCCTGTAACACCTGTGGAAAAGGATTCTCTGAGAAATCAAGTTTGAATCGGCACATTCTTTATCACACAGGTACAAAGCCACACACCTGTAATACCTGTGGAAGATCATTCACATTAAAGGCTCATTTGGACAGGCACTTAAAAATCCATATCGTAAAACCACATACCTGCACAATGTGCAGCAAATCTTTCAAACATGAaagtattttaacatttcacatGAGAACACACAGAGGAGAGAAGCCTTACTCCTGTAGCACCTGTGGAAAAAGGTTCAGTGCGAAATCAGATATGAACCGGCACATTCGGACTCACACAGGTGCAAAACCatacacctgtggtacctgtgggacatcattcacacagaaatATACTTTAAACGATCACTTAAAAATCCATACAGGAGAAAAACCACATACCTGCACAATGTGCAACAAATCTTTCAGATGCAAAAGTACTCTGACAAtccacatgagaacacacacaggtgagaagcgtTACTCCTGTagcacctgtggaaaaagattcagTATGAAATCAAATTTGAATCGGCACATTCTTACTCACACAGGTACAAAGCCATTCACCTGTGATACCTGTGGGACatcattcacaaaaaaacatcatttggaAAGGCACTTAAAAACCCATACAGATGAAAAACACATCTGCACAAAATGCAATAAATCTTTCAAACATGCAGATTCATTTACGatccacatgaaaacacacacaggtgagaagcctttcTCCTGTAGCACCTGTGGGGAAGGGTTCCATCAGAGATCGGATTTGTATCAGCACATTCTAACTCACCCAGGTACAAAGCGGTACACCTGTGATACCTGTGGAAGACCATTCACACAGAAACGTTTATTGACAATCCACATGATAACACACAAAAGTGAGAAGCCTTACTCCTGTAgcacctgtggaaaaagttttAGTCTGAAATCAAATTTGAATAAGCACATTCTTACTCACACAGGTACAAAGCCGTTCACCTGTGATACCTGTGGGACATCATTCACAAAGAAACATCATTTGGATAGGCACTTAAAAACCCATACAGATGAAAAACCACACCTCTGCacaaaatgcaataaatgtTTCAGACATACACATTCATTAACAAtccacatgagaacacacacaggtgagaggccTTTCTCCTGCGGCACCTGTGGGAAAGGGTTTCGTCAAAAATCGGATTTGAATGAGCACATTCTAACTCACACAGGTACAAAGCCGTAcacctgtggtacctgtggAAGATCATTCGCACAGAAAAGTTCTTTGGCCGAGCACTTAAAAATCCATACAGATAAAAGACCACACATCTGCACAAAATGCAATAAATCTTTCAGACATAGAAATTCATTAACAAtccacatgagaacacacacaggtgagaggcctttctcctgcagcacctgtgggaAAGGATTCCATCAAAAATCGCGTTTGAATCAGCACATTCTAACTCACACAGGTACGAAGCCatacacctgtggtacctgtggACGATCATTCACCAGGAAAAATACTTTGCATAAGCACCAAAAGGTCCATGCAGACAAAAATGCGTAA